One stretch of Desulfovibrio sp. UCD-KL4C DNA includes these proteins:
- a CDS encoding sensor domain-containing diguanylate cyclase → MLKNKETKFHSVALHLILVLLLGLFIPLVTGMVITLEHERIKLENKLSEFHRETVKTLALDTQDALLSFSPEEVRNIAGSLLKDERIVSIEVFSKLFDVYLLRVSKATSDHQFNSESLRKNIVKDGENLGYVQVKVDKGWITPRIKVFHNHLIILFSSMFLSTLLLVIPVIYYKILKPLKRLTKQADILSKGELGIVCDWQGKDELSMLGKTLDDMRSKLNTHFNIVKEMAVTDELTGLPNRHGLYAGIEKIMHLSRRYNRPLSIAIFDIDFFKTVNDTYGHGVGDEVLKIFSQFVCRRIRKADIFARIGGEEFVLVMSDTPIESAELLLNEIREAVSEKLFPHGGKITVSAGVTDYSGEEQLDQLLEGADIALYKAKKNGRNQVVAEPSI, encoded by the coding sequence GTGTTAAAAAATAAAGAAACAAAATTTCATAGCGTAGCCCTGCATTTGATCTTGGTTTTGCTTCTTGGATTATTCATTCCGCTTGTCACCGGTATGGTCATAACCCTTGAGCATGAGCGGATAAAGCTGGAAAATAAGTTGTCTGAGTTTCATCGCGAAACTGTTAAAACACTTGCGCTGGACACTCAAGATGCACTGCTATCATTTTCTCCTGAGGAAGTACGCAATATTGCAGGTTCACTGCTAAAAGATGAACGCATAGTCAGTATTGAAGTTTTTTCTAAACTTTTTGATGTCTATCTTTTGCGGGTATCCAAAGCAACTTCAGACCATCAATTTAATTCTGAATCTTTGCGGAAAAATATTGTTAAAGACGGTGAAAATTTGGGTTATGTCCAAGTTAAAGTTGATAAGGGGTGGATAACTCCTCGAATCAAAGTTTTCCACAATCATCTTATAATTTTATTCTCATCTATGTTTTTAAGTACCCTGCTACTCGTCATCCCTGTAATATATTATAAAATATTAAAGCCTCTTAAGCGACTTACAAAGCAAGCAGATATCCTGTCTAAAGGAGAATTGGGGATTGTGTGCGACTGGCAAGGCAAAGATGAGCTGTCCATGCTTGGCAAGACTTTGGATGATATGCGCAGTAAACTTAATACGCATTTCAACATCGTGAAAGAAATGGCAGTAACTGATGAACTTACAGGTCTTCCAAATAGGCATGGGTTGTACGCAGGTATAGAAAAAATTATGCATTTAAGCAGGCGTTATAATCGGCCTTTATCCATCGCAATATTCGATATAGATTTTTTTAAAACTGTCAACGATACCTATGGGCATGGAGTCGGTGACGAAGTTCTTAAGATTTTTTCACAGTTCGTTTGCAGGCGGATTCGAAAAGCTGATATTTTTGCTAGAATAGGTGGGGAAGAGTTTGTTCTGGTCATGTCTGATACTCCAATCGAATCTGCAGAGTTGCTCTTAAATGAAATTAGAGAAGCTGTTTCAGAAAAACTTTTTCCCCATGGTGGAAAGATAACTGTCAGTGCAGGAGTTACTGATTATTCGGGAGAAGAGCAGCTTGATCAATTACTTGAGGGTGCTGATATTGCTTTGTACAAAGCGAAAAAAAACGGTCGTAATCAGGTAGTGGCTGAACCTTCTATATAA